In the genome of Fervidobacterium gondwanense DSM 13020, one region contains:
- the hflX gene encoding GTPase HflX, whose amino-acid sequence MLCKVLKEVEKTIKRVVLVAVSPRLDDKAFDSLNELENLCQTIDFEVVEKIVQRRDKPDPATYLGFGKLEKLKVFCKENNVDALVFNDEISPIQQRNTEEFLELEVLDRTQVILEIFSQHATTHEGKLQVEMAKLTYELPRLRGKGLYLSNPGAGIGTRGPGEKLLELDKRKIKERISSLKKELLKIKKERENIRKTRLESGYRLVSIVGYTNAGKSTLLKKLSDEKSILVSEKLFSTLSPKVRRVKFPNGRAYLFSDTVGFIDKLPHTLIEAFHSTLEEVLYADLILLLVDASDGYFNDKIKASYNVLSEIGVTDKEIMLVFNKIDIVPESRLEIIRYEYPKAIFISAKNGIGLDVLYSRISGYFQFVDSHIRLRLRQSEFGKVLRYAELINYDTLNANGEFIDVDLSGPIEVLEKIKSSISAEK is encoded by the coding sequence TTGCTTTGTAAGGTTCTTAAGGAGGTTGAAAAAACAATAAAAAGAGTAGTACTGGTTGCTGTATCACCACGCCTTGATGACAAAGCTTTTGACTCGTTAAACGAGCTTGAAAATCTATGCCAGACAATAGATTTTGAAGTTGTTGAAAAGATAGTCCAGAGAAGAGATAAACCTGATCCGGCAACATATTTAGGTTTTGGAAAGTTAGAGAAGTTAAAGGTGTTTTGTAAAGAAAACAATGTAGATGCTTTGGTTTTTAATGACGAAATCTCCCCTATTCAGCAACGCAACACTGAAGAATTCTTAGAGCTCGAGGTTCTTGATAGAACGCAAGTAATCTTAGAAATTTTCTCACAGCATGCAACTACGCATGAGGGTAAATTACAGGTAGAAATGGCAAAATTAACATATGAATTACCTCGACTTAGAGGAAAGGGGTTGTATTTGTCAAACCCTGGAGCCGGTATTGGTACAAGAGGACCAGGTGAAAAGCTCTTAGAACTTGATAAGAGGAAAATCAAAGAGCGCATTTCGTCACTGAAAAAGGAACTACTAAAAATAAAGAAAGAAAGGGAAAATATCAGAAAGACAAGGCTTGAAAGCGGGTATAGACTGGTTTCAATAGTAGGCTACACAAATGCCGGAAAGAGTACCTTGTTAAAGAAATTGTCTGATGAGAAGAGCATCCTTGTTTCAGAAAAACTATTTTCAACACTCAGTCCGAAAGTTAGAAGAGTGAAATTTCCAAACGGGCGTGCCTATCTTTTTAGCGACACAGTTGGTTTCATAGACAAGTTACCCCATACCCTAATCGAAGCTTTTCACTCAACCTTAGAGGAAGTCCTGTATGCAGATCTAATATTACTCTTAGTCGATGCTTCGGACGGCTATTTTAATGATAAGATAAAAGCTTCGTATAATGTGTTGAGTGAAATAGGCGTTACAGATAAAGAAATAATGCTTGTTTTCAACAAGATTGATATTGTTCCCGAAAGCAGGTTGGAAATAATTAGATATGAATATCCAAAAGCTATTTTCATTTCTGCAAAAAACGGTATCGGATTAGACGTACTTTATTCACGGATTTCGGGATATTTTCAGTTTGTCGATTCCCATATTCGACTAAGATTGAGACAGTCAGAATTCGGAAAGGTATTACGCTATGCAGAACTCATAAATTACGATACTCTGAACGCTAATGGCGAATTCATAGATGTTGATTTAAGCGGGCCGATTGAAGTTTTAGAAAAAATAAAAAGTTCTATAAGTGCAGAAAAGTAA
- a CDS encoding M23 family metallopeptidase, which yields MEIKLVQKLIIQFILILFLSISTFALYRVPVDNSYVTATFLEFRSTGKIPHFHSGVDFSTFLKEGIPILAAEEGFLRRLEIDVDNIYGNTVVLEHPDGYRTLYAHLANFNEEFEKIANMLRDEFGDKRIVVEFLSEDFKVSKGEVIGFSGRTGEAAQAHCHFEVRDKEEKVIFDPLEFIDKSMLRPVQMGIILKSLIIDGQEFNYTENGTYTFTGPYPKIAVEAYTELAKNLLGVKEIKVYFSEKLVYHIMLDRLSMELWEKPYSLYDEKTVMSALTYRGFYKLYSDESLPFVKVNDMSGYNASNYQVKLEIRDEFGNSKDFYFNLVRR from the coding sequence ATGGAAATAAAGCTTGTTCAAAAGCTCATTATTCAATTTATTCTTATTTTATTCCTATCTATTTCGACATTTGCTTTGTACAGGGTACCTGTTGATAATTCATATGTTACAGCGACATTCTTAGAGTTCAGATCAACCGGAAAGATTCCGCATTTTCATTCGGGAGTTGATTTCAGCACATTTTTAAAAGAAGGAATTCCGATATTGGCTGCTGAGGAAGGTTTCTTGAGAAGACTCGAGATTGATGTGGACAATATCTATGGCAATACTGTGGTCCTTGAACATCCAGATGGGTACAGAACACTCTACGCACACCTTGCTAATTTCAACGAAGAATTTGAAAAAATAGCCAATATGTTGAGGGATGAATTCGGGGATAAACGAATCGTTGTTGAGTTCCTTTCGGAAGATTTCAAAGTTTCGAAAGGGGAAGTTATAGGCTTTTCTGGAAGGACAGGTGAGGCCGCACAAGCGCATTGTCATTTTGAAGTCAGAGATAAGGAAGAAAAGGTTATTTTTGATCCGTTGGAGTTTATTGATAAGTCGATGTTAAGACCAGTGCAAATGGGAATAATACTGAAAAGCTTAATTATTGATGGCCAGGAATTTAATTATACTGAAAATGGAACTTACACGTTCACGGGTCCATATCCAAAGATTGCTGTGGAAGCATACACAGAATTAGCAAAAAATTTACTTGGTGTTAAAGAGATAAAAGTGTACTTTTCAGAAAAATTGGTGTATCATATAATGCTTGACAGATTATCAATGGAATTGTGGGAAAAGCCGTACAGTTTGTATGATGAAAAAACTGTAATGAGTGCCCTTACATATCGTGGGTTTTACAAATTGTACTCTGACGAATCACTGCCATTTGTAAAAGTCAACGACATGAGTGGATATAACGCTTCTAACTATCAAGTGAAATTGGAAATAAGGGATGAATTTGGCAACTCAAAAGACTTCTACTTCAACTTAGTAAGAAGGTGA
- the metK gene encoding methionine adenosyltransferase, with protein MRRLFTSESVTEGHPDKMADQISDAILDAIIAEDPKARVAVETLLTTGVAVVAGEVTTKAYVDVQDIVRKTVLDIGYTRAKYGFDGETCAVLSSIHSQSPDIALGVDQAAEYKEGQAAEDELEKVGAGDQGMMFGYATNETEELMPLPIMLAHKLAMKLAEVRKNGTLSFLRPDGKTQVTIEYDENDKPVRVDTVLISTQHEPDVTIPEIKEALVKYVIDPIIPADLRDDKMRIFVNPTGRFVLGGPSADTGLTGRKIIVDTYGGAIPHGGGAFSGKDPTKVDRSAHYFARYVAKNVVAAGLADRFMIQVAYAIGVARPVSIMINTFGTAKVDEEKLLKVVTELFDFRPGAIIKKLNLLRPIYRKTAAYGHFGRNDPEFTWEKTDMVKELRGAFNI; from the coding sequence ATGAGAAGATTGTTCACAAGCGAAAGCGTTACGGAAGGTCACCCAGACAAGATGGCAGATCAGATCAGCGATGCTATCTTGGATGCGATCATCGCAGAGGATCCAAAAGCTCGTGTTGCCGTTGAAACACTTCTTACAACAGGTGTTGCAGTAGTAGCGGGAGAGGTAACCACAAAGGCTTACGTTGACGTTCAAGATATTGTTAGGAAAACCGTTCTTGACATTGGTTACACAAGGGCAAAGTACGGTTTCGATGGTGAAACTTGTGCTGTGCTATCTTCCATCCACAGCCAGTCGCCAGATATAGCACTTGGAGTCGATCAGGCAGCAGAGTACAAGGAAGGTCAAGCAGCAGAGGACGAGCTTGAAAAAGTAGGTGCTGGAGACCAAGGAATGATGTTTGGATACGCAACGAATGAAACAGAAGAACTGATGCCACTTCCAATAATGCTTGCACATAAACTCGCTATGAAGCTTGCTGAGGTAAGGAAGAACGGAACGCTTTCGTTCTTGAGACCAGACGGCAAAACGCAAGTAACCATTGAATATGATGAAAATGATAAACCTGTTAGAGTTGACACAGTATTGATTTCAACTCAGCACGAACCAGATGTAACGATTCCTGAAATAAAGGAAGCGCTTGTCAAATACGTTATTGATCCAATCATTCCCGCAGATTTAAGAGATGACAAGATGAGAATCTTTGTTAACCCAACTGGTAGGTTCGTTCTTGGTGGACCATCGGCAGATACAGGACTAACCGGTAGAAAGATAATTGTTGACACTTACGGCGGTGCGATTCCTCACGGAGGTGGAGCATTCAGCGGTAAGGACCCAACCAAGGTTGACAGATCTGCCCATTACTTTGCAAGATACGTTGCAAAAAACGTTGTTGCAGCTGGTTTAGCTGACAGGTTCATGATACAAGTTGCATACGCAATAGGTGTTGCAAGACCAGTATCTATAATGATCAACACTTTCGGTACAGCAAAAGTCGATGAGGAAAAGCTCCTCAAGGTAGTTACAGAGCTATTTGACTTCAGACCTGGTGCAATAATTAAGAAACTTAACCTTCTCAGACCTATATACAGAAAGACAGCTGCTTACGGACATTTTGGAAGAAACGATCCAGAGTTCACGTGGGAAAAGACAGACATGGTTAAAGAATTAAGAGGTGCATTCAACATTTAA
- the rpsT gene encoding 30S ribosomal protein S20 has protein sequence MPNIKSAEKRVRVSEKRRVLNKAYKTAMKNRIKEVLKAIAEQKPVEEVQKLFIKAQSTIDKAARRGAIHKNQASRRKSRLAAKVKAYVAAKEQGV, from the coding sequence ATGCCAAACATCAAGTCTGCAGAGAAGAGAGTCAGAGTTTCTGAAAAAAGAAGAGTTCTTAACAAAGCTTACAAAACAGCTATGAAGAACCGCATTAAGGAAGTTTTGAAAGCTATAGCAGAGCAGAAACCAGTTGAAGAAGTTCAAAAACTCTTCATCAAGGCACAGAGTACGATTGATAAAGCAGCAAGAAGAGGCGCAATACACAAAAACCAAGCGAGCAGGAGGAAGTCAAGATTGGCAGCTAAGGTTAAGGCTTACGTAGCTGCTAAAGAGCAAGGGGTGTAA
- a CDS encoding methyl-accepting chemotaxis protein has protein sequence MSLRTKLILSLVLVGILSSFVSVLVSVLVSTSVVRDAAGQIQSLVLSSVKKDIEVHYLNDIIKPLADYSFSGAISPYMTNVSDELGLSQLGWGVRNAYSALNQKGYHDVFVVLPDMRVVSKDGLANVKLPSEIIEKVLSGKKKTEIYMPYEYNGKNYIMVAAAVYDFGENVIGALVGFYPIDELQKMVSKIKIGKTGYVTLVYGTLTVAHPKAEFVGKLDLSEEEGTKILAQEITSKTKGTIVYTFNGKKFAAFERIGNYNLTAIGIIPFSEITEAAYEIIMSGVFAGIIIALGAALIAIFLTDTITKRINHVVEIAQKVAENDLTATVDEAKLGKDEIAKLGHAFKLLIESFKQTVGEVMKLSAQVSSVSFMLDDLASNSAQAAMTSKETVQKTTLEVQDIAAATQEANSGMEEIAAGAQNIAKYSEKLSHSAEVMKENVSTVSERMVEVEVSVSEIRNGMGESLTAIVELTKFSNQIGEIVDTISSIAEQTNLLALNAAIEAARAGEAGRGFAVVADEIRKLAEESRQATKKIAEILGKIGEQARKVEKVTTGVSQKVDGYVTTVKEAGESLKLLISKIDEVSKMTTDLAATAEEQSGATEEVSAAMDKITKNIQEVEHDVEEMAAQIANQAEQVNEVKNYSDELSSAVSQLNDFVKRFNI, from the coding sequence ATGAGTTTACGGACAAAGCTTATATTATCTTTGGTACTTGTAGGTATCTTATCATCTTTTGTAAGTGTGCTTGTTTCTGTTTTAGTCTCAACCTCTGTTGTTAGAGATGCAGCTGGACAAATTCAGTCTTTGGTTCTATCATCTGTGAAAAAAGATATAGAGGTACATTATTTAAACGATATAATCAAACCACTCGCAGATTACTCGTTTAGTGGTGCAATATCACCTTACATGACAAACGTGAGTGATGAACTTGGGCTCAGTCAGCTTGGTTGGGGAGTACGGAATGCTTACAGTGCACTAAACCAGAAAGGTTACCACGATGTCTTTGTAGTTCTTCCAGATATGAGAGTTGTATCAAAGGATGGTTTGGCAAATGTGAAACTACCATCGGAAATAATTGAAAAAGTATTATCAGGAAAGAAAAAGACAGAAATTTATATGCCATACGAGTACAATGGAAAAAATTATATTATGGTTGCTGCTGCTGTTTATGATTTCGGTGAAAATGTTATCGGGGCGCTCGTTGGATTTTATCCAATTGACGAATTGCAAAAAATGGTAAGTAAAATAAAAATTGGTAAAACAGGATACGTTACTCTAGTTTATGGTACTTTAACAGTGGCACACCCAAAAGCTGAATTTGTTGGAAAGCTCGATTTATCAGAAGAAGAAGGAACAAAGATACTTGCTCAAGAAATCACATCCAAAACAAAAGGTACAATAGTGTACACATTTAATGGGAAAAAATTCGCAGCATTTGAAAGAATTGGAAATTACAATTTAACCGCTATAGGTATAATTCCATTTTCGGAAATTACAGAGGCAGCTTATGAAATAATTATGTCTGGTGTTTTCGCTGGTATAATAATCGCACTTGGCGCAGCTTTAATTGCTATATTCCTTACAGACACAATAACTAAACGTATAAATCACGTCGTTGAAATCGCTCAAAAAGTTGCTGAAAATGACCTAACAGCAACTGTTGACGAGGCCAAGCTTGGTAAAGATGAAATCGCCAAATTAGGTCATGCGTTTAAATTGCTTATAGAAAGTTTCAAACAAACAGTAGGCGAAGTTATGAAATTGAGTGCACAAGTTTCTTCAGTTTCATTCATGTTGGACGACCTTGCGAGCAACTCAGCACAAGCAGCGATGACTTCGAAAGAAACAGTTCAAAAGACAACATTAGAAGTACAAGATATAGCGGCAGCAACACAGGAAGCAAACAGCGGAATGGAAGAGATAGCGGCAGGTGCACAGAATATCGCAAAGTACTCGGAAAAGCTTTCTCACAGCGCAGAAGTGATGAAAGAGAATGTGAGTACGGTGTCAGAAAGAATGGTTGAAGTAGAGGTATCTGTAAGCGAGATAAGGAATGGAATGGGAGAATCGTTGACAGCGATAGTAGAGCTGACGAAGTTCTCGAACCAGATAGGAGAGATAGTGGATACGATTTCGAGTATAGCCGAACAGACGAACTTGCTTGCACTGAACGCAGCTATAGAAGCAGCGAGGGCAGGAGAAGCTGGTAGAGGTTTTGCCGTGGTTGCAGATGAAATCAGAAAGCTTGCAGAAGAGAGCAGACAAGCAACTAAGAAGATAGCAGAGATACTCGGCAAGATAGGAGAGCAGGCAAGGAAAGTAGAAAAGGTCACAACTGGTGTGAGTCAAAAAGTTGATGGGTACGTTACGACGGTAAAAGAAGCAGGAGAAAGCTTGAAGTTATTGATTTCGAAGATAGACGAAGTATCAAAGATGACAACAGACCTTGCAGCAACAGCAGAAGAACAGAGTGGGGCAACGGAAGAAGTAAGTGCAGCAATGGATAAGATAACAAAGAACATACAGGAAGTTGAGCATGATGTTGAAGAGATGGCAGCACAGATTGCGAACCAAGCAGAGCAGGTGAACGAGGTTAAGAATTATTCAGATGAACTCTCAAGCGCAGTGAGTCAACTTAACGATTTTGTGAAGAGATTTAATATCTGA
- the hutH gene encoding histidine ammonia-lyase has protein sequence MNKRIVVIDGEHLTIEDVHLVSRRYAKVSISPVAYEKMEKSRRAIDNVINENKPVYGVNTGFGALANVRITREKLKDLQKNIILSHSAGIGNYLPEDIVRAMMLIRANALAKGYSGIRPLVVDKLIELLNKGIAPAVPEMGSVGASGDLAPLSHIAMVLIGEGKVVTKEGIRSIKEFDFAPIELEEKEGLSLINGTQFMAGHLALIIRDLEKFMRIATLIAASSVDVLYGTPAAFDERIQLARPHPGQIKIAQMLRDFLEGSEIREAHKNCSKVQDAYTLRTIPQVYGAVYDTINWVKEIVEREINSATDNPLVFGDEIISGGNFHGEPLALCADYLAVALTSMGNMIERRIDRIVNPKVNEGLPPFLAGGEEGLNSGYMIWQYTAAALCNENKVLSHPASADTIPTSAYQEDHVSMGANAVRKLRRVYENLVSLISIEAMLGSTALYYRRPLKSSEQIEKFYGIIDVKPGNDRFFGDDFERVKNTIVREVLS, from the coding sequence ATGAACAAGCGAATTGTTGTAATAGATGGTGAACATTTGACAATTGAAGACGTGCATCTTGTCAGTCGCAGGTATGCCAAAGTATCCATTTCGCCAGTTGCATATGAAAAAATGGAGAAAAGTAGGAGAGCTATTGATAATGTTATTAATGAGAACAAACCGGTTTATGGTGTTAATACTGGTTTCGGTGCATTGGCAAATGTACGAATCACCAGAGAAAAATTAAAAGATTTACAGAAAAATATAATACTCTCTCATTCTGCGGGAATAGGTAATTACCTTCCTGAGGATATAGTGAGGGCTATGATGCTCATAAGAGCTAACGCTTTAGCAAAAGGTTACAGTGGTATTAGACCCTTAGTTGTGGATAAGCTAATCGAACTTTTGAACAAAGGAATAGCACCCGCCGTGCCAGAAATGGGTTCTGTAGGTGCGAGCGGAGACTTAGCTCCGCTGTCACATATAGCGATGGTATTAATAGGAGAGGGAAAGGTAGTAACAAAGGAAGGAATACGAAGTATAAAGGAATTCGATTTTGCACCAATTGAGCTTGAGGAAAAGGAAGGACTGAGCCTTATAAACGGAACTCAATTCATGGCTGGACATCTTGCCTTAATAATTAGAGACCTTGAAAAGTTTATGAGAATCGCAACGCTCATTGCTGCATCGAGTGTTGATGTTCTTTACGGTACGCCTGCTGCTTTCGATGAGAGAATCCAACTTGCAAGACCACACCCAGGACAGATAAAGATTGCCCAAATGCTTAGAGATTTCTTGGAAGGAAGTGAAATTCGAGAAGCTCACAAAAATTGCTCTAAGGTGCAGGATGCATACACTCTCAGAACAATTCCACAAGTATACGGTGCGGTTTACGATACAATAAATTGGGTTAAGGAGATTGTTGAAAGAGAGATAAACTCAGCAACAGATAATCCATTGGTATTTGGCGATGAGATTATCAGTGGTGGGAATTTCCATGGTGAGCCTCTTGCACTATGCGCAGATTACCTTGCAGTTGCACTTACTTCCATGGGAAACATGATTGAACGGAGAATAGATAGGATTGTTAATCCAAAGGTCAACGAAGGTTTACCACCATTCTTAGCAGGTGGTGAAGAAGGCTTAAATAGTGGTTACATGATATGGCAATATACCGCCGCAGCTTTATGTAATGAAAACAAAGTACTTTCTCATCCGGCAAGCGCCGACACAATACCCACTTCCGCTTATCAAGAAGATCATGTGAGTATGGGGGCAAACGCTGTAAGAAAATTGAGGAGAGTATACGAAAATTTAGTAAGCTTAATATCAATAGAAGCTATGCTTGGAAGCACCGCATTATACTACAGACGTCCTTTGAAAAGTTCTGAACAAATCGAAAAATTTTATGGTATAATTGATGTAAAACCAGGTAATGACAGATTTTTTGGTGATGATTTTGAGCGTGTAAAAAATACAATAGTTAGGGAGGTGCTTTCATGA
- a CDS encoding cob(I)yrinic acid a,c-diamide adenosyltransferase, whose product MSITTKTGDAGETSLANGERISKANLRVETYGTVDELNSFLGLSKHFLPDYEREIVEEIQKNLFRVAAELAKGEQYIRLISEEDIEVLTKHVHSYEEHVKLDSFVIPGETIPSAYLDVCRTVARRAERLVVRLSNEEPVRVELIKYLNRLSDLLYIMARFVEGKHLTKIRGSEI is encoded by the coding sequence ATGTCAATTACAACAAAAACAGGTGATGCAGGGGAAACGAGCCTTGCAAATGGTGAACGTATATCAAAGGCAAATTTAAGAGTAGAGACATATGGAACCGTTGACGAACTCAATTCCTTTTTAGGACTTTCTAAGCATTTTCTACCCGATTATGAAAGAGAAATTGTTGAAGAAATACAAAAAAACCTTTTTAGAGTAGCTGCCGAATTGGCAAAGGGTGAGCAATACATAAGATTGATCTCAGAGGAAGATATAGAAGTACTAACAAAACACGTTCACTCTTATGAAGAACACGTAAAGTTGGATTCATTTGTCATACCTGGAGAGACAATACCGAGTGCCTATCTTGACGTTTGTCGTACTGTTGCTAGGCGTGCGGAAAGGCTTGTCGTAAGGCTTTCTAACGAGGAACCCGTGCGTGTAGAACTGATAAAATACCTGAACAGACTTTCTGATTTGCTTTACATAATGGCAAGGTTTGTTGAAGGAAAACACTTGACAAAGATAAGGGGCAGCGAAATATGA
- a CDS encoding GNAT family N-acetyltransferase: protein MPYTSNSTNKIELPTYFGDFLIRQVTSDDIEKAYEMRKNVALESDTILSSPEEITIDGMRSWINSWLQAERKLFVVVEDVKNSNIIVGQLWVWFLDTKKKTSHIAEFGLEILNNYRGQGIGTKLTELAIAWAISKGAKRIEAETLEKNIPMRRIFDKFGFEQEGIKKSYLNVNGSYENAVMYSLIID from the coding sequence ATGCCTTACACTTCTAATAGCACAAACAAGATAGAATTGCCTACCTACTTTGGAGATTTCTTGATCAGACAGGTAACATCAGATGACATTGAAAAAGCATATGAAATGCGAAAGAATGTGGCGCTTGAAAGTGATACTATACTTTCATCTCCAGAAGAAATAACGATAGATGGAATGAGAAGCTGGATCAACTCATGGCTTCAAGCTGAGAGAAAACTCTTTGTAGTAGTCGAAGATGTGAAAAACTCTAACATTATTGTTGGACAACTTTGGGTGTGGTTTCTGGATACTAAGAAGAAAACATCGCACATTGCAGAATTTGGCTTAGAGATATTGAATAATTACCGAGGACAAGGAATTGGCACAAAGCTAACCGAGCTAGCTATTGCATGGGCGATAAGCAAAGGTGCAAAAAGAATAGAAGCAGAGACTTTAGAGAAAAACATACCTATGAGGAGGATATTTGATAAGTTTGGATTTGAACAGGAAGGAATAAAGAAGTCATACCTTAACGTTAATGGTTCTTACGAAAATGCTGTTATGTATTCACTAATAATAGATTGA
- a CDS encoding DUF4911 domain-containing protein, which yields MSTQLRAKDVLEYDILVKIKKEDVHILNYLLEAEDNTMNIRSFEGDFLKVIAPADTVIDALRLLESVRNIVDLEVLMIKPNEGSAD from the coding sequence ATGAGCACTCAACTCAGAGCCAAGGATGTCTTGGAATACGACATCTTAGTGAAGATCAAAAAAGAGGATGTTCACATTCTAAACTATCTTCTTGAAGCCGAGGACAATACAATGAACATTAGAAGTTTTGAAGGTGACTTCTTGAAAGTCATAGCTCCAGCCGATACTGTGATTGATGCTTTGAGACTTCTTGAAAGTGTTAGAAACATTGTTGATTTAGAAGTACTGATGATTAAGCCTAACGAAGGAAGTGCAGATTGA
- a CDS encoding metal-dependent transcriptional regulator yields MEKLGATERKYLLAVYLTLNQMGWTRLKKVSTFLKVKMPSAKQFLERLSDLGLVYYETRGGISLTPEGKRIAISENAHFNAVKMFFCEILQLDQTQSDEAAWNIYFNLDPGTVSRFSDFARFLVEDEGKEVVEKFKSFLKQPRKMLAPCPLNVQNKEEKEEK; encoded by the coding sequence ATGGAGAAACTTGGAGCAACAGAACGTAAGTACCTTTTGGCTGTATATTTAACACTTAATCAGATGGGCTGGACAAGGCTCAAAAAAGTCTCAACATTTCTGAAAGTTAAAATGCCATCCGCCAAACAATTCTTGGAAAGACTATCGGACCTTGGATTAGTTTACTACGAAACGCGAGGCGGTATTTCGTTGACTCCGGAAGGCAAAAGAATTGCAATCTCGGAAAACGCACACTTCAATGCTGTGAAGATGTTCTTCTGTGAAATTTTACAGCTTGACCAAACGCAGTCTGACGAAGCCGCTTGGAATATTTACTTTAATTTAGATCCGGGAACTGTTTCAAGATTTTCTGATTTTGCAAGGTTCTTAGTTGAAGATGAAGGAAAAGAAGTTGTTGAAAAATTCAAGAGTTTCTTGAAACAGCCACGTAAAATGCTTGCACCTTGTCCACTTAATGTTCAAAATAAGGAAGAGAAAGAGGAAAAATAG